The following are encoded together in the Fodinibius salinus genome:
- a CDS encoding outer membrane protein, giving the protein MRKLILLPFLLFLFVPFLSQAQNSSEGKGIENTIGLGPRVGFYKANDADEGNFYFGLQTRIRLGTVLGLEGSIEYRAGQEYSLAGQTFKTKFVPVTASALLFLPVSESFAPYGIAGLGGYYTIYDADGPISNNTENEFNVGYHLGFGVELPISSNVALNVDYRYLFLNPNDNQSNFQNTDYSGNVLTGGLMFYF; this is encoded by the coding sequence ATGAGAAAACTAATTCTACTGCCATTTCTGTTATTTTTATTTGTTCCTTTTCTATCACAAGCACAAAATTCATCCGAAGGTAAAGGAATTGAAAATACTATTGGATTAGGTCCCCGTGTGGGATTCTATAAGGCAAACGATGCAGACGAAGGTAATTTTTATTTTGGTCTGCAAACACGCATTCGATTGGGTACGGTACTAGGTTTGGAGGGCTCTATAGAGTATCGCGCTGGTCAGGAGTACTCCTTGGCTGGCCAAACCTTTAAGACTAAATTTGTACCGGTAACAGCTTCTGCGTTGTTATTTTTGCCGGTGAGTGAAAGTTTTGCGCCTTATGGTATTGCCGGCTTGGGGGGATACTATACTATTTATGATGCCGATGGCCCCATAAGTAACAATACTGAGAACGAATTCAATGTTGGATACCATCTCGGTTTTGGTGTGGAGCTGCCTATTAGTTCAAATGTGGCACTTAATGTTGATTATCGATATTTATTCTTAAATCCTAATGACAACCAGTCGAACTTTCAGAACACAGATTACAGCGGTAATGTGCTAACCGGTGGACTTATGTTTTATTTTTAG
- a CDS encoding response regulator, whose translation MSKKNVLIVEDESIISLLVERMVDNLGHTVVHKVTSGEEAIDAAEEHSPDIILMDIRLDGEINGIEATKIIREKHDISVIFVSGNTDMLKSADVDPSEYIEFLAKPVTLAELSDSFDLAS comes from the coding sequence ATGAGTAAGAAGAACGTATTAATAGTCGAAGACGAGTCAATTATCTCTCTATTAGTGGAGCGTATGGTTGATAATTTAGGACATACGGTTGTTCATAAAGTAACATCTGGAGAAGAAGCCATCGATGCGGCAGAAGAACATAGTCCTGATATTATTTTAATGGATATCCGGTTGGATGGAGAAATCAACGGTATCGAAGCGACAAAGATAATTCGAGAAAAACATGACATCTCGGTTATTTTTGTATCGGGCAACACCGATATGCTAAAAAGTGCCGATGTTGATCCAAGTGAGTACATTGAGTTTTTGGCTAAGCCGGTTACGCTTGCTGAACTTAGTGACTCTTTCGACCTGGCGTCGTAA
- a CDS encoding NfeD family protein yields the protein MDGETLTTIFLVGGIVFMILETFIPGGVSFFLGVSGLLVAGLRWMGIVASPLTSVITWLFTSVGLILAMRPLLMKYWGGESNYKLANEDIEAMDQVVDVIEPVNAKDQSGRVRFQGISWQAKTLEGEIPAGAKAKIRYRDNVTWIVEPVNDIEQ from the coding sequence ATGGATGGAGAAACTTTAACAACTATTTTTCTGGTGGGGGGAATCGTTTTTATGATTCTCGAAACCTTTATTCCGGGCGGAGTCTCTTTTTTCCTGGGCGTAAGCGGGCTGCTAGTTGCAGGGCTCCGGTGGATGGGCATTGTTGCAAGTCCGCTCACATCAGTCATCACATGGCTGTTTACCTCCGTTGGGCTCATTTTAGCCATGCGTCCCCTGTTGATGAAATACTGGGGTGGCGAGAGTAACTACAAACTGGCCAATGAAGATATAGAAGCAATGGACCAAGTTGTGGATGTCATTGAACCGGTTAACGCAAAGGATCAATCCGGACGGGTACGCTTTCAGGGGATTTCCTGGCAGGCTAAAACACTGGAAGGCGAAATACCGGCCGGGGCTAAAGCAAAAATCCGGTACCGCGATAATGTAACCTGGATTGTAGAGCCGGTAAATGATATTGAACAATAA
- a CDS encoding SPFH domain-containing protein, which translates to MWTFFLIVIAIGVFLFTKVFIIVEMREEVIQERLGKYVKTLKPGLHFLIPFVDQPAYRQEMREQVIDVPSQTCITKDNIEVEVDGLVYVKVMDSHKASYGIGNYKRAAINLAQTTMRSEIGKITLDDTFSEREHMNENIVREIDKASDPWGIKVLRYEIRNIRPSDNLINTLEKQMEAERDKRAEITKSTGTRDFKINESQGERQEAILLSEAQRQKRINEAKGQAKEIKLIAKATSKGIKRVSEAIQKPGGDLAVKTQLIEQFIEQLGNVIDRSNVSVLPTETANLKTFFEGVGKVSDHTPTSATSNPQGGQQ; encoded by the coding sequence ATGTGGACTTTTTTTCTTATCGTTATTGCCATTGGCGTTTTCTTGTTTACCAAAGTGTTCATCATCGTTGAGATGCGCGAAGAGGTTATTCAAGAACGGCTGGGCAAATATGTTAAAACACTAAAACCGGGGCTGCATTTTTTGATCCCCTTTGTAGATCAACCGGCCTACCGGCAAGAAATGCGCGAACAAGTCATCGACGTGCCTAGCCAAACGTGTATCACCAAAGATAATATCGAAGTAGAGGTAGACGGCTTGGTCTATGTTAAGGTAATGGATTCGCACAAAGCCAGTTATGGCATCGGCAATTACAAACGGGCAGCTATAAATCTGGCCCAAACGACCATGCGCAGTGAGATCGGTAAAATTACACTCGACGACACCTTTTCGGAACGTGAGCATATGAATGAAAATATTGTTCGCGAAATTGACAAAGCCTCCGATCCCTGGGGTATAAAAGTACTACGATATGAAATAAGAAACATTCGCCCCTCGGATAATCTCATCAACACCTTGGAAAAACAGATGGAGGCTGAGCGTGACAAGCGCGCAGAAATTACTAAGTCTACCGGTACACGCGACTTCAAAATAAATGAATCGCAAGGCGAACGACAGGAAGCCATTTTGCTCTCCGAAGCCCAGCGGCAAAAACGTATCAACGAAGCAAAAGGACAAGCAAAAGAAATTAAACTTATCGCCAAAGCTACTTCTAAAGGCATCAAGCGAGTATCGGAGGCTATCCAAAAACCGGGTGGAGACCTAGCCGTAAAAACCCAACTTATTGAACAGTTTATTGAGCAGCTGGGTAACGTCATCGATCGATCCAATGTATCTGTGCTACCTACCGAAACTGCCAACTTAAAAACCTTTTTTGAAGGTGTAGGCAAAGTTAGCGACCATACTCCAACCTCAGCAACTTCTAATCCTCAGGGAGGCCAACAATGA